A region from the Cryptosporangium arvum DSM 44712 genome encodes:
- a CDS encoding cofactor assembly of complex C subunit B yields the protein MAEEPKIPQRVRVVLGDMPQARRTPPVRAELDQQTDVGEVLVRGLVRAQLGLAVRMAALVALTVGSLPLVFALFPGLAETTLFGVRLPWLLLGVAAYPLFVGAGWIYTRGAERNERDFVELVERS from the coding sequence GTGGCGGAGGAGCCGAAGATTCCCCAGCGGGTCCGCGTCGTGCTCGGCGACATGCCCCAGGCGCGCCGCACACCGCCGGTGCGTGCGGAGCTCGACCAGCAGACCGACGTCGGTGAGGTGCTGGTACGCGGGCTGGTGCGGGCCCAGCTCGGCCTCGCGGTGCGGATGGCCGCGCTGGTCGCGCTCACGGTCGGGTCGCTGCCGCTGGTGTTCGCGCTCTTCCCGGGGCTCGCCGAGACGACCCTCTTCGGGGTCCGGCTGCCCTGGCTGCTGCTCGGCGTCGCCGCCTATCCGCTGTTCGTCGGGGCCGGGTGGATCTACACCCGGGGTGCCGAGCGCAACGAGCGCGACTTCGTCGAGCTGGTCGAGAGATCATGA
- a CDS encoding response regulator: MVKGLRVLAVDDEPLQLDELAYLLRGDQGVAEVVTAGDTTEALRHLRDRGVDVVFLDIRMPGLDGMELARLLGRFASPPAVVFVTAHDDRAVDAFDLGAADYLLKPVRADRLAEAIRRAARARVASAGQQPQPEPVADDVIPVELAGTTRMLPRSSVRWVEAHGDYARLHTSDGNHLVRVPLSLLAERWADAGFVRIHRSYLVALRVIAELRLGSSGYVVVVDGRELPVSRRHTRELKDRLVRAAKTGWR, encoded by the coding sequence ATCGTGAAGGGACTCCGTGTCCTCGCGGTCGACGACGAGCCGCTCCAGCTCGACGAGCTCGCGTACCTGCTCCGCGGCGACCAGGGCGTCGCGGAGGTCGTGACGGCCGGCGACACCACCGAGGCGCTCCGCCACCTCCGCGACCGAGGCGTGGACGTCGTGTTCCTCGACATCCGGATGCCGGGCCTGGACGGCATGGAGCTGGCGCGGTTGCTCGGGCGCTTCGCGTCGCCGCCGGCCGTGGTATTCGTCACCGCTCACGACGATCGCGCGGTCGACGCCTTCGACCTCGGCGCCGCCGACTACCTGCTGAAGCCCGTGCGCGCCGATCGGCTGGCCGAAGCCATCCGACGCGCGGCGCGGGCACGCGTGGCCAGCGCCGGTCAGCAGCCCCAGCCCGAGCCGGTCGCCGACGACGTGATCCCGGTGGAGCTGGCCGGCACCACCCGGATGCTTCCCCGCTCCTCGGTGCGGTGGGTCGAGGCGCACGGCGACTACGCCCGACTGCACACCTCCGACGGGAACCACCTGGTGCGGGTGCCGCTCTCGCTGCTGGCCGAACGCTGGGCCGACGCCGGATTCGTCCGCATCCACCGCTCCTACCTGGTGGCGCTCCGGGTGATCGCCGAGTTGCGGCTGGGCTCGAGCGGGTACGTCGTGGTCGTGGACGGCCGGGAGTTACCGGTCAGCCGCCGCCACACGCGTGAACTGAAGGATCGGCTGGTGCGTGCCGCGAAGACGGGATGGCGCTGA
- a CDS encoding sensor histidine kinase, whose translation MSSAAPVSPTAGAVAAVVLVAVLLGVALVLRSRKRRVIATPTQRATYQVLHVASLAAPPLRSGLTEATAGKAIRPLHQLLGGAAVGLVAPDRVLAWDGPGEHHAPAVLKALEGTGRVVALHADDLLCDLLECPVRGAVVVPLSTGEDMAGALVAIVDTDPVPGLVRAAVETADWVSAQLAFAELDVSRERLAEAQLRALRAQISPHFIYNALSAISALVRTDPDRARELIEEFAEFVRYSVRAHGEYTTLAEELRSIDRYLLIERARFGERLQVRLQVAPEVLPVVVPYLCLQPLVENAVQHGLAGKAGTGTVSIIASDAGSECLISVEDDGVGMDPDQLKRTDDNRSAHVGLTNVDDRLRSVFGPGCGLVVETAPGAGTKVSMRVPKFQPGVRVVSGWAS comes from the coding sequence ATGAGCAGCGCCGCTCCCGTGTCCCCGACCGCGGGTGCCGTCGCCGCGGTCGTTCTGGTTGCGGTCCTGCTGGGCGTCGCACTGGTCCTGCGGTCGCGGAAGCGACGGGTCATCGCGACGCCCACCCAGCGGGCGACCTACCAGGTCCTGCACGTCGCGAGCCTGGCCGCGCCGCCGCTGCGGTCGGGCCTGACCGAGGCGACCGCCGGGAAAGCGATCCGCCCGCTGCACCAGCTGCTGGGCGGCGCCGCGGTCGGCCTGGTCGCACCCGACCGTGTGCTGGCCTGGGACGGTCCCGGCGAGCACCACGCTCCGGCCGTGCTGAAGGCGCTCGAGGGAACCGGGCGGGTCGTCGCGCTGCACGCCGACGACCTGCTCTGCGATCTGCTCGAATGCCCGGTCCGGGGCGCGGTCGTCGTGCCGCTGTCGACCGGGGAGGACATGGCCGGCGCGCTCGTCGCGATCGTCGACACCGACCCGGTTCCCGGCCTGGTCCGGGCCGCGGTCGAGACCGCCGACTGGGTGTCGGCCCAGCTAGCCTTCGCCGAGCTGGACGTGTCCCGCGAGCGGCTGGCCGAGGCGCAACTGCGTGCACTGCGAGCCCAGATCAGCCCGCACTTCATCTACAACGCGCTGTCGGCGATCTCCGCGCTGGTGCGCACCGACCCGGATCGGGCCCGCGAGCTGATCGAGGAGTTCGCCGAGTTCGTCCGCTACAGCGTCCGAGCGCACGGCGAGTACACGACGCTCGCGGAGGAGCTGCGCTCGATCGACCGCTACCTGCTGATCGAGCGGGCCCGCTTCGGCGAGCGGCTCCAGGTGCGTCTGCAGGTCGCGCCCGAGGTGCTGCCGGTCGTCGTCCCGTACCTGTGCCTGCAGCCGCTGGTGGAGAACGCCGTTCAGCACGGGTTGGCGGGCAAGGCCGGCACCGGGACGGTAAGCATCATCGCGTCGGACGCGGGGTCGGAATGCCTGATCAGCGTCGAGGACGACGGCGTCGGCATGGACCCCGACCAACTGAAACGCACCGACGACAACCGGAGCGCCCACGTCGGCCTGACTAATGTGGACGACCGGTTGCGCTCGGTGTTCGGGCCGGGCTGTGGTCTGGTCGTCGAGACCGCGCCGGGCGCAGGCACGAAGGTGAGCATGCGGGTACCGAAATTCCAGCCGGGAGTCCGAGTGGTGAGTGGGTGGGCATCGTGA